The Streptomyces tendae DNA segment GAGACGGTGAAGGGGCACACGCTGGGCCCGGACTTCGCCTCGCGCAACGCCAACCACCAGATGAAGAAGCTGACCACGGCGCACTTCCGCGAGCTGCGCGACCGGCTGGACCTGCCGATCCCCGACCGTGCGCTGGACGGCGGCGAGGTGCCGCTGTGGCACCCGGGCGAGGACGCCCCCGAGGTGCGCTACCTGCGCGAGCGGCGCGCCGCCCTGGGCGGACCGGTCCCCGAGCGCAGGGTCGTGGCGCGGCCCCTGCCGGAGCCGCCGCCGGGCGCCTTCGAGGCGCTGCGGAAGGGCTTCGGCAAGCAGGAGGTGGCGACCACCATGGCGCTGGTCCGGCTGGTCAAGGACCTGATGCGGGACAAGGGAACGGGGCACCGCTGGGTGCCGATCGTCCCGGACGAGGCCCGCACCTTCGGCATGGAGTCCCTGTTCCCGACGGCGGGCATCTACGCCCCCGAGGGGCAGTCCTACGAACCGGTCGACGCCGGCCAGTTGCTGCGGTACCGGGAGGCGAAGGACGGACAGCTCATCGACGAGGGCATCACCGAGGCGGGTTCGCTGGCCGAGTTCACGGCGGCGGCGACCTCGTACGCCACGCACGGCGAGCCGATGATCCCGCTGTACATCTTCTACGCCATGTTCGGCTTCCAGCGCACCGGCGACCAGTTCTGGGCGCTGGCCGACCAGTTGGGGCGCGGCTTCGTCGTCGGCGCGACGGCCGGGCGCACCACGATGACGGGCGAGGGCCTGCAGCACGCCGACGGGCACTCGCACCTGCTGGCGTCCACCAACCCGGCGGCGGTCAGCTACGACCCGGCCTTCGCCTACGAGATCGCGGTGATCGTCCGGGAGGGGCTGCGCCGGATGTACGGCGAGCGGCCCGAGGACGTCTTCTACTACCTCACCGTCTACAACGAGTCGAAGCGGCAGCCGCCCATGCCGTCCGGCCCCTCGGTGGAGGAGGGCATCCTGCGGGGCATCTACCGCTACCGGGAGGCGCCGTCGCCGGAGGCAGGGCCGCGGATCCAGCTGCTGTCGTCGGGGACGGCGATCCACTGGGCGCTTCAGGCGCAGGAGTTGCTGGCGTCGGAGTGGGGGGTGCGGGCCGACGTGTGGTCGGTGACCTCCTGGACGGAGCTGCGCCGGGACGCGCTGCTCGCCGACGAGGCGCGGCTGCGCGGGGAGGAGCGTGTCCCGTACGTGGCACGCGCGCTCGCGGGGGCGCCGGGTCCGGTGCTGGCCGTCAGTGACTGGATGCGGCAGGTGCCGGACCAGATCAGCCAGTGGGTCGAGCAGGACTACGCGTCCCTGGGCACGGACGGTTTCGGCCTGAGCGACACCCGGGAGGCGGTGCGGCGCCACTTCCGCGTCGACCCGGGCTCGATCGTCGTGGCGGCCCTGGACCGGCTGGCGCGCGCCGGGGAGGTCTCCCCCGCGACGGCCGTCCGGGCCCGGGCCCTTCACGGGTGGCAGGACCCGGGCGAGCCGGTGCCCGGAACCAGCGGGTGACACGGTGTGTTGTGCGCGTCGGGGTGCCGTGCGGGACGCCCGGGCCCCGGACGCACCTGGTGGAGGCGGCGCGTAGCATGGTGATCCCGGAGCCGGAAGGACGACCATGGACGCTCGGGACGAGGCGGACTCCCTTGAGCGGGCGACGAAGGATTTCCTCACGGCCCGCCCGCAGCTGTTCGGGATCGCGTACCGGGTGCTCGGCAGTTCCGCGGAGGCGGAGGACGTCCTCCAGGAGACCTGGGTGCGGTGGCAGAACACCGACCGGTCCGGCGTCAAGGAACCGACCGCCTTCCTGACCACGATCACCGCGCGGCTCGCCATCAACGTGGCACAGTCCGCGCGGGTGCGGCGCGAGTCGTACGTCGGTCCGTGGCTGCCCGAGCCGGTCGACACCCGGCACGACCCGCAGCTGGGCGCGGAGCGGGCCGAGGCGCTGGAGATGGCGGTGCTGCTCCTGCTGGAGAAGCTGAACCCGGTGGAGCGTGCCGCCTATGTGCTCCGGGAGGCGTTCGACTACCCGTACCGGCAGGTCGCGGAGATCCTGGAGACCAGTGAGGCCAACACCCGGCAGCTGGTGAGCCGCGCGCGCAAGCACCTGGCGGCCGAGCGCAAGGAGCCGGTCAGTCCCGCCGATCACCGGCGGCTGCTCGAGGTGTTCCTCGCGGCGGCCCAGACGGGCGACCTGCGGGTGCTGGAGGACGTCCTGGCCGCCGACGTCGTCAGCTACGCCGACGGCGGCGGCATCCGCGGCGCCTCGCGCATCCCGGTGGTCGGACGGCCGCACGTGTCCAAGTACCTGGCCGCCTTCGCACCGCGCTTCTGGCCGCCGGCCGAGACCCGCTGGGTGGAGGCCAACGGCCGCCCGGCCGTCCTCGTCACCGCCGGCGGCGGCCCGGTGGCGCTGCTGTCCGTCGACGCGTCCGCGGACGGCATCGACCGGATCATGTGGGTGATGAACCCGGAGAAGCTGGCGCCGTACGTGGAGTCGCTCGGCGCCTGACCCTCCCGGCGCGCGGGTGGGCCGTTCCGTTCGGCGCGTCGTCCCCGCGTGCGGACGGTCCCGTGCCGCGTCACATGGCTCTCTTCCGTGCATGCGGTCCCGTCCCGCGCCCGCGCTCGCGGGCGGCATGTCACAAGCGCGTGATCCTTTCTGTCTGGTGGGTGACCCGCAGGACCACCGAGAGGCAGGATCATGACCGGACGCACCGTGTCCGTCCGTGAGGGCGGGCGCCTGGCCCGTTCCATCACGGTCGGACCGCATCTGCTGACCGCGGACGAGCCCGAACCGCTGAGCTCGGACACCGGCCCCACCCCCGGGGAACTGCTTCTGGCCGCCCTCGGGTCGTGCACCTCGATGGCCGTCCGCGCGTACGCCGGACGGCAGGGCTGGCGGCTCGACCACGTCGGCGTGGACGTGCGGTTCGGGTCGCGCGGCCAGATCGTCAAGCACGTCAGGCTGACCGGTGAACTGGAGCCCTCCCAGGTGGAGCGGCTGCTGAAGGTGGCCGGCCGCTGCCCGGTGCAGCGCCTGATCACGGGGGACGTGTCGGTGGCCACCGTACCCACGGTGGTCACGACGGTGCGCCGGATCGCGGCGCCGAGGCCGCTGCCCGAGTGACGCCGGGGCGGACTGCGGGCAGCAGGTTCGCGGCGCGTACCGCTCCTGCCGTGAGCGGGGCGGAGCCGGCCGCGAGTGCTCCGCCCCGGCGCTCGGCGCCGGGCGACGCCCGCGCGGGGCGGGGCCCGGGGCCAGGCGGGCGTGCGGGTGCGACCCGGAGGACGGGTCCGGGCGGTCTCCGTGCCCGGCGGGTCCGGCCGTCCCCGTGCCCGGAGGGGGCCGGGGCAGCCGGCCCGCGCACCCGCCGGCCCGCGCCGGACGGCGGGTGCGCGTCCGTGCACGAGTCGCTCCAGGCTCCCGGCGGGCGCATCCTGGGAGCGTGTGCGCGGCGCCGAGGTGTCACAACCCGTGCGGCCGTCCGGTCGTAGTCGGTGAAACACCTCAACGATCGGAGCAATCGTGGCTGCCACCGAACAACGTCTTGCCACCACGGTGCTGGTCATCGGCACCGGCGGGGCCGGCCTGCGGACGTCCATCGAACTGGCCGAGGCCGGTGTCGACGTCCTGGCCGTCGGCAAGCGCCCCAAGGACGACGCGCACACCTCCCTCGCCGCCGGCGGCATCAACGCGGCCCTGGCCACGATGGACCCCGAGGACAGCTGGCAGCAGCACGCGGCGGACACGCTGAAGGAGAGCTACCTGCTGGGCGACCCCCGCACCACCGAGATCGTCACCCGGGGCGCCGCGCGGGGCATCGACGACCTGGAGCGCTACGGCATGGCCTTCGCCCGGGAGGAGGACGGCCGCATCTCCCAGCGCTTCTTCGGCGCGCACAAGTTCCGCCGTACCGCCTTCGCCGGTGACTACACGGGCCTGGAGATCCAGCGCACCCTCGTCCGGCGGGCCGAGCAGTTGCGGATACCGGTGCTGGAGGGTGTGTACATCACCCGGATCCTGACGCATGAGGGCGCCGTGTTCGGTGCGTACGGCTTCGACCTGACGGACGGCACCCGCTACCTCGTCCACGCCGACGCGGTCGTCCTCGCGGCGGGCGGGCACACCCGGATCTGGCGGCGCACCTCGTCACGGCGCGACGAGAACACCGGGGACTCCTTCCGGCTCGCCGTGGAGGCGGGGGCCCGGCTGCGTGACCCGGAACTGGTGCAGTTCCACCCGTCCGGGATCATCGAGCCGGAGAACGCGGCGGGCACCCTGGTCAGCGAGGCCGCGCGCGGCGAGGGCGGCATCCTGCGCAACGCGCTCGGCGAGCGGTACATGAGCCGCTACGACCCCGAGCGCATGGAGCTGTCCACCCGCGACCGGGTCGCCCTGGCGTCGTACACGGAGATCAAGGAGGGCCGTGGCACGGCGAAGGGCGGTGTGTGGCTCGACGTCTCCCACCTGCCCCGGCAGACGATCATGAAGCGGCTGCCGCGGGTCTACCAGACGCTGCTGGACCTGCAGATGCGGGACATCACCCGCGACCCGATCGAGGTCGCCCCCACGGCGCACTACTCGATGGGCGGCGTGTGGGTCCGGCCGGAGGACCACAGCACCGACGTCCGCGGGCTGTACGCCATCGGCGAGGCGTCCAGCGGTCTGCACGGCGCCAACCGGCTCGGCGGCAACAGCCTGATCGAGCTGCTGGTCTACGGCCGTATCACCGGGCAGGCGGCCGCCGCGTACTCGGAGTCACTGACCGCGCAGCCCCGTTCGGCGGCGGCCGTCGCCGAGGCGCGGGCGGAGGTCGACGGTCTGCTGGCCGCGGACGGTCCGGAGAACGTCCGCGCGCTGCAGCGCGCCCTCCGCAACACCATGACCGAGCATGCGGGCGTCGTACGCGACGAGGAGGGGCTGCGGGCCGGGCTGGACGAACTCGCCGCGATCGAGAAGCGGATGGAGGACGTCGGGGTGCATCCGGACATCGCCGGCTTCCAGGATCTCGCGCACGCCTTCGACCTCAAGGCGGCGGCGCTGGCCGCGCGGGCCACCCTCGAGGCGGCGCTGGAGCGCCGTGAGACGCGCGGCTGTCACAACCGCAGCGACTACCCGGACATGGATCCGGGGCTGCGGGTGAACCTCGTGTGGTCGCCGGTCAGCGGCATCACCCGGGAGAGCATTCCGCCCGTTCCGCCGGAGATCGCCTCCCTGATGGAGGAGGTGCCGACGGACGGCAAGCTCGCGGAGTAGGCGATGCGACTCCCCTTCGAACAGCTCCACTTCCTCACCATCACCATCACCATCGAAAGGATTCCGTCATGAAGGTCGTAGTGATCGGCGGTACCGGGCTCATCGGCTCCAAGGTCGTCGCCCAGCTCGACGCACAGGGTCACCAGGCGGTCCCGGCCGCGCCCAACACCGGGGTGAACACACTCACCGGTGAGGGCCTGGCCGAGGTCCTGGAAGGCGCCTCGGTCGTCGTGGACGTGTCGAACTCGCCCTCCTTCGCGGACGACGCCGTCATGGAGTTCTTCCGCACCTCCACCGGCAATCTGCTGAAGGCCGAGGAGGAGGCCGGCGTGGCCCACCATGTCGCCCTGTCCGTGGTGGGCACGGACCGGTTGCAGGCGAGCGGGTACTTCCGTGCCAAGCAGGCGCAGGAGGACCTGATCACCGCTTCCGGCATGCCGTACACGATCGTCCACGCCACGCAGTTCTTCGAGTTCATGAAGGGGCTCGCGGACCTGTCGACGGTCGACGGCACGGTGCGGGTGCCTCCGGCGAAGTTCCAGCCGATGGCCTCCGACGACGTGGCCGCGGCGGTGGCCCGCGCGGCTGTCGCCACGCCCGTCGACGGGATGGTGGAGATCGGCGGCCCGGAGGCGGTGCCGCTGGAGGAGCCGCTGCGCACGGCACTCACGGCCGCGGGCGATCCCCGCCCGATCGTGACGGACCCCGAGGCCGGCTACTCGGGTGCCCCCGTGGAGGAGTCCACCCTCCTCCCGGGCCCCGACGCCGAACTCTCCACCACGACGTACGCGGACTGGCTGGCGACACAGCAGTAGCGCCCGCCGGTTCCCGTGGGCCCCCGCCACCGGGCGGGGGCCCACGGGCACGGGAAGACGTCCGGCCGGACCCTGATCACCACGGGACAGGTCTCCTGTCGGGTTACTGTCGGCTGACGACCCGCACAGCTGAACGGGGGGGGGAACGTGGGTGTGCGCGCGGCCAGTTCGTCGGGCTTCTGGGCTCGCGGCGTCGGTCCTGGTGTGCTCTTCGGGGGACTGACCTGTGTGGTGTCCGTTGCCGTCGTCGGGAGGGCGTGGGCCGCGTGTGACGTCGGTTCGGGCTCGGCGGCCAACGGCATGACGTTGCTGTTCCTCGTGCCTCTTGTATGGGTGGCGGCCGCCATACCGTGCGCGATCCTGTACGGCGCTCTCGTGAGGCGCAGTCGCGGGGCGGCCCTGACGGCGGGGGTGCTTTTCACCCTGTCGTTCACCTGGTTCGTGGTGACGTGGCTCGGCATGCCGGACTATCCCGCGCCGTACTGTCCGGGCAACGTCCCGTCCTGGTGGCCGGCGTTCCTCCCGGCCTGACCCGGAGCCGTGCGCGGAGCGGCCCGGTCCGGTGAACTGTTCACCGGACCGGGCCGTCGTGCGCCGGGCGGCTCAGCCGAAGTTCACGTCGCTGCACATCAGGTAGGCCTGGTCGAGGTGCGAGGCCTGCCAGATCGTGAAGACGATGTGGTGTCCGGAGTACCCGGAGGTCTGGACGGGGAACGTGATGTCCTGCGCCGGGGCGAAGCGGCCCGTCTGCGTGATGAAGTCCAGGTCGTCCCAGCCCAGCGTCTGGGTCTTGGGGTCGAAGCCCTGCTTGCTCACGTAGACCTTGAAGTAGTCCGCACCGTGGGACGCCTGGTCGTGCAGGTGGACCGAGAAGTTGTCACCGACGGTGGTGGTCTTCCACGCACCGGGCCGGTTCAGGCTCTCGAAGTTCGAGAGGTTGTTGCTGCAGAGCTTGCCGTCGGGGATCCGCGCCTCGAACTGGCCGCCGAGCCCGTCCTGGAGCATGCTCATCCAATTCCACATCGTGTTGGGGTTGGCCTGGTAGGCCTGCCAGCACATGGGGTCCTGCTCCGCCATCGCGGGGTTCATGTGGTCGTTGCCCCATGCCTCCCAGCAGTGGTACGCGCGGGAGGCGGGACCGACGACCGAACCGTGGGCCTGGGCGGTGCCCGACCACGACAGTGCGCCGGCCACCACGGCGAACAGCATCAGGAACGCCTGGAAGAGGCGACGGCGTGCCGGCCGGTGGATACCGGCGGATAAATGCGAGTTGTGCATGGGGGGATGACTCCAATCCTGTGGGTGAAACGTGATGGGAGCGCTCCCAAAGGTAGGCGGTGGGGGTGCAGGTTTCATGGACGAAACGAAACCATTTCGAGCAGAGGTCCGAAGCTCCCGCGTGGCGGGTTGCGGCCGAGGAGGGCGGGCCGGTGCGTGTCCCGGCCCGCCCTCCGGGGCGGGGGCGGTCAGGTGGTCGCGGACGACGCCTCCGTCACCGTCCTGGCGACGTCCTCCGGGCGGGAGACGCTCACGGCGTGTGAGGCCCGGACCTCCACCACGTGGGCGCCGGCCCGCTCGGCCATGAACCTCTGGGCGGCCGGCGGGATGTTGAGGTCCTCGGTGGCCACCACCGCCCAGGACGGCAGCGTCCGCCAGGCGGGTTCGGGTGCGGCCTCCTCCAGCGCGGCGCCGGTCACGGGCCGCTGGGTGACGGCCATGAGCCGGGCCACGTCCTCCGGGACGTCTGCGGCGAACTGGTGCGGAAACAGGTCCTGTTCGATGGTGAAGTCCACTCCCGGCGAGCCGTCCGGCAGGGTGACCGGCATGGGGTGCAGCGCCTCCCCGAGGCTGCTGCCGGGGAACCGGGCCGCCAGGTCGAGCGCACTCTCGCCCATGTCGGGGATGAACGCGGCGACGTAGACGAGCGCCTGCACGTGGTCGGCGGCCCGTGCGGCGGCGGTGACGACCGACCCTCCGTAGGAGTGGCCGACGAGGACGACGGGACCGTCGACACCCGCCAGGACCTCCCCGACGTAGGCGGCGTCGCTGCGCAGTCCGCGCAGCGGGTTGGCGGCGGCCACCACCGGGTGGCCCTCGTGCCGCAGGGTCCGCACCACACCGTTCCAGCTGGTGGAGTCGGCGAAGGCGCCGTGGACGAGCACCACGGTGGGCTTGCGGGAAGGGGAACGGCTGGTCATGGGAGACCTCTCGTCGAAGGCGGCCCGCCGAGGCCGGCGGAACGTCGTCACCTTTCGACCCGTTGTCCGGAACGCGGCTTTTCGTGTGACATCCGGTGGGTCCGGGGCGGATCGCCGCGCCCCGGGTGTCACAGGACGGGCGCCTGTCCGGTCTCCCTGGTCCAGCGGTTTCCGCCGCTGTGCGGGCGCGCGAGGGAGGTGGGCATGAGCCGCATCGACGACGGCCTGCCGATCGCCGACCTCCTCGACGAGCGGCGGCAGCTCGTGGCCATGGCGCGCTGGCTCCTCGGCAGCGGCCGTGAAGCGGAGAGCGCCGTCGACGAGTGCTACCGCCGCTGGTACGGGCTGTCCGACGACGAGCGGGAGCGTATCGGGACGCCTCGCTCCTGGCTGGCCGGTGTCGTGGGTGATCTCTGTCTGTCCCGCCTGGCGCTCCCCGACCGGGACGGCGGCCTGCCCGGGGCGGAGAGCGGGCCGGAAGAGCGGCCCGCCGGCCTCCGCCTGTCGGCCCTCGACTCCCTGACACCCGCCGAACGGGCCGGCCTGGTCCTCGACGACGTCCTCGGAACGACGCGGGAGACGGTCGCCGAGGTACGACGGCTCCCGGACACCGGCCCCACCACCCCGGCCGACGAAGCGGAGCGTGTCGTGCCGGAGCGCCCGGTGCGGTCCTCGTCGGCCCGGCAGCACGAGGTGATGGCGCACGCGGTGCGGCGGGCCTGTGCCGAGGAGGACGAGGCACTGCTCGCGTCGCTGCTGGCTCCGGACGCGACAGCCGTCTTCGACGGCGGCGGCAAGGTGCGGGCACTGGTGGGACCGGTGCACGGCGACGCCCAGGTCGCCCGCAGCGTGCTGCGGCTGCTGGCCCGGCATCCGCGCACCACCCTCGACACGCACTCCGTCAACGGGCGCACCGGTCTGGTGGTCCGCTACGAGCAGCAGGTGGCGGCGGTCATCAGCCTGGACGTCGCCGACCGCCACGTGGTCCAGGTCTGGGTGGTCCTCAACCCCGACAAGCTCCGCTCCTTCAATCCCGGGCGCCCGTGACGGCCACCGCCCTCCCCCGGCGGCCGGACCGGCGTGAGCCACGCCATACCTCAGCGGGTGTGACACCGGAGGCCCGGCCGGTGTCTCCAGGCCGAGGTCCGATTTCACGACAGGAGACAACGTGAGCAAGAACATCGAAGTGGTCGTCCTGGGCGGCGGGTACGGCGGCGTCAAGGCGGCCAACCGCCTGGCGCGGCGGGCGGGCGTGTCGGTGACGCTGGTCAATCCGCGGCCCCACTTCGTCGAGCGGATCCGCCTGCACCAGGTGGTCACCGGCTCCGACGACGCCGTCGAGAGCTTCGGGGAGGTGCTGGGCGGCGACGTCCGCCTGGTCGTCGACGCCGCGACCCGGATCGCCGCCGAGGAGCGGCGCGTGTCCCTGGCCGGCGGTGCCACCCTGTCGTACGACTACCTGGTCCACGCCGTGGGCAGCGGCGCTTCCGTCCCCGGCGTGCCCGGAGCGGCGGAGTTCGCCCATGCGGTCGCGGACCTCGACGGCGCGCGACGGCTGCGGTCGACGCTGGCCGAGGTGCCGGCGACCGCTCCGGTGACCGTGGTCGGGGCGGGCCTGACCGGCGTGGAGACCGCGGCCGAACTGGCGGAGGCGGGACGCTTCGTGACCCTGGTCTGCGGGGGTGTGCTCGCTCCCTCGCTGCACGCCGGGAGCCGGCGCCGGGTGGCCCGCCGTCTGGCGGCGCTGGGGGTGGCCGTGCTGGAAGGGGCCGGGACGCGGGTGACGGAGGTGACCCGCGACGGTGTCCGGCTCGACGACGGCCGCGACGTGCCCGGCGCGGTGACCGTCTGGACCGCCGGTTTCCGGGTTCCGGACCTGGCCGCACGCAGCGGGCTGACCACGGACGCGGACGGCCGTCTGGTGACCGACGCGACGCTGACCAGCGTGGACGACGTCCGCATCGTCGCCGCCGGGGACGCCGGGACGATCCTCGGCCGGCCGGTGCGGATGAGCTGCCAGGCCGCCGTGCAGCTGGGCACGGGGGCCGCCGACACCGTCCTACGCCGGATCGCGGGGAAGACGCCGACGCCCGTGCGGCCGCTGTTCGCCGGGCAGTGCCTGAGCCTCGGACGGGCGGAGGGCGTCACCCAGTTCTCCTCCCTGGACGACCGGGTGAACGCGCTGCACCTCAGCGGGCGGCCCGCTGCCCGCGTCAAGGAGATCGCCTGCCGGTTCCCCCTGCGCCAGCTGGCGTCCGGCGCGCGCAAGGCCGGTCCGCGGACGCCCCGCGGCGGACCCGACCTCCGCGACGCTTCGGCCTGAACACCGGCGGCCTCCGTCGCGGGGCCGGCCACGAGAGAGCGGCACACCCCATGAACGACCACGTCACCGACCCCGCGACCGAGGCCTTCCTCGCCCACCGGAACCTGCTGTTCACCGTCGCGTACGAGATGCTCGGATCCGCGGCGGACGCCGAGGACGTCCTCCAGGAGACCTGGCTGCGGTGGGTCGGGACCGACCTGGACCAGGTGCGGGACCGACGCGCCTATCTGGTCCGGATCACCACCCGGCAGGCGCTCAACCGGCTCCGCACCCTGAAACGGCGCAAGGAGACGTACGTCGGCCCCTGGCTGCCGGAGCCCCTGCTCACCGCGCCGGACGTGGCGGAGGACGCCGAGCTGTCCGAGAACCTGTCCCTGGCGCTGCTGTACGTCCTGGAATCCCTGTCCCCGGTGGAACGTGCCGTCTTCGTCCTGCGCGAGGTCTTCGCCTTCGAGCACGACGACATCGCGGCCGCGATCGGCAGGAGCCCCGCGGCGGCACGTCAGATCGCCTACCGCGCGCGGCAGCACGTGAACGCCCGCCGCCCGCGCACCACGGCGTCCGCGGAGGAGACCCGGGCGGCGCTGGCCTCGTTCCGGTCGGCTCTGGAAACCGGCGATCTGCGGGGGCTGCTCGACGTGCTCGCCCCTGACGTCGTCTTCGTCAGCGACGGCGGCGGGCTCAGGCTCGCGGCCCTGCGGCCGGTCGTCGGCGCGGGCAAGGTGCTCCGCTACATGGCGGGCAGCCTCGGCAAGGCCGGCGGCGTCCTCACCGGTGAGGCCACCACGGTCAACGGCAACCCGGGACTCGTCCTGCGCCTGGACGGCGGGATCGACGGCGTGCTGACCGCCCGGGTGGAGGACGGCCGGGTCACGCGCCTCTACTACGTGCGCAACCCGGAGAAGCTCACGCGGGTCGAGTCCGAGACCTCGCTCGTCTCCCGCTGAGCGGCCCCGCGGTCCCGGCCCGCCGCGCGAACGGCACCGGGCCGCCCCCCCCTTGCCGGGGACGGCCCAGTGGCGTGCGGTCGGCCGGGGTCCCGGCCGGGGGTCAGACCTTCTCGGCGACCCGCTCGCCCGCGGGAGCCGGCGCCGGAGCCGGCGCGGGCCGCTCCTGCGTCGGCGCGTCGGGGGCCACGTTCAGTTCGGCGAGCATGGTCTTGGTGAAGCCGAACCAGTACGTCGCGACGAAGCCCGCCACGTAGCCGACGACCAGGCCGGCCGCGTAGACGGCGATGGTCTGTCCGAGACCGTGGTTGCCGTCGAGGAGCGGGAAGAGCGCCCAGCCGGACGGGCCGATCGCGGTGGAGCCCACGTCCGTGCCCAACTGGTTGAACAGGCCGACGAAGGCACCGCCGAACGCGCCGCCCGCGCAGGCGGTGACGAACGGCCGGCCGAGGGGCAGGGAGACACCGTAGATCAGCGGCTCGCCGACACCGAGGAAGCCCGGCCACAGCGCGGACTTGATGGTCGTGCGGATCGACGTGTTGCGGGGCAGCCGGAAGTAGATCGCGACGGCCGCGCCGACCTGTCCCGCACCCGCCATGGCGAGGATCGGCAGCAGGACGGTGAAGCCGTCCCCTTCGATCAGCGTCGTGTGGATGGGGATCAGCGCCTGGTGCAGGCCCAGCATGACCAGCGGCAGGAACAGACCGCCGAGGAGGAACCCGGCGCCCGCGCCGCCGTGGGCCAGCAGCCAGTCGGCGGCGTCACCGATCCAGGTCGACACCTCACCGGCCAGGAACATCAGCCCGAACAGCGTGGCGAGACCGGAGACCAGCACCGTGACGGTGGGGGTGACCAGTACGTCGACGGACTCGGGGACCCAGCGCCGGCACCGCTTCTCGACGTACACGCCGAGGCAGGCCGCGCCCAGCGCGCCGAGCACACCGCCCTGGCCCGGGGACAGGTGCTGGCCGAACGCCTCGACGTCGGCCACCTTGGCGTAGACGATGATCGACGCGACGGCGCCGCCGAGGATCGGGGTGCCGCCGAACTCCTTGGCCGTGTTGTAGCCGACGAAGACGGCGATCAGCGCCATGAAGCCGGAGGCGATGGCGGCCAGGGCCGGGGTGACGGCGGGCAGCCACTCCAGGTTGACGAGCAGGCCGTTGAGGCCGGCGATGATGCCGCAGCCGATGAGCGCGGGGATCAGCGGCACGAAGATGTTCGCGATGCGCCGCAGGAACAGCTTGAACGGCGTGGCGTTCTTCGCCTTCCGCTCCGCCCGGAGCGCCGCGCCCTGCGCCGCCAGCTCCTCGGCGGT contains these protein-coding regions:
- a CDS encoding RNA polymerase sigma-70 factor, which produces MDARDEADSLERATKDFLTARPQLFGIAYRVLGSSAEAEDVLQETWVRWQNTDRSGVKEPTAFLTTITARLAINVAQSARVRRESYVGPWLPEPVDTRHDPQLGAERAEALEMAVLLLLEKLNPVERAAYVLREAFDYPYRQVAEILETSEANTRQLVSRARKHLAAERKEPVSPADHRRLLEVFLAAAQTGDLRVLEDVLAADVVSYADGGGIRGASRIPVVGRPHVSKYLAAFAPRFWPPAETRWVEANGRPAVLVTAGGGPVALLSVDASADGIDRIMWVMNPEKLAPYVESLGA
- a CDS encoding OsmC family protein, with the protein product MTGRTVSVREGGRLARSITVGPHLLTADEPEPLSSDTGPTPGELLLAALGSCTSMAVRAYAGRQGWRLDHVGVDVRFGSRGQIVKHVRLTGELEPSQVERLLKVAGRCPVQRLITGDVSVATVPTVVTTVRRIAAPRPLPE
- a CDS encoding L-aspartate oxidase; protein product: MAATEQRLATTVLVIGTGGAGLRTSIELAEAGVDVLAVGKRPKDDAHTSLAAGGINAALATMDPEDSWQQHAADTLKESYLLGDPRTTEIVTRGAARGIDDLERYGMAFAREEDGRISQRFFGAHKFRRTAFAGDYTGLEIQRTLVRRAEQLRIPVLEGVYITRILTHEGAVFGAYGFDLTDGTRYLVHADAVVLAAGGHTRIWRRTSSRRDENTGDSFRLAVEAGARLRDPELVQFHPSGIIEPENAAGTLVSEAARGEGGILRNALGERYMSRYDPERMELSTRDRVALASYTEIKEGRGTAKGGVWLDVSHLPRQTIMKRLPRVYQTLLDLQMRDITRDPIEVAPTAHYSMGGVWVRPEDHSTDVRGLYAIGEASSGLHGANRLGGNSLIELLVYGRITGQAAAAYSESLTAQPRSAAAVAEARAEVDGLLAADGPENVRALQRALRNTMTEHAGVVRDEEGLRAGLDELAAIEKRMEDVGVHPDIAGFQDLAHAFDLKAAALAARATLEAALERRETRGCHNRSDYPDMDPGLRVNLVWSPVSGITRESIPPVPPEIASLMEEVPTDGKLAE
- a CDS encoding SDR family oxidoreductase codes for the protein MKVVVIGGTGLIGSKVVAQLDAQGHQAVPAAPNTGVNTLTGEGLAEVLEGASVVVDVSNSPSFADDAVMEFFRTSTGNLLKAEEEAGVAHHVALSVVGTDRLQASGYFRAKQAQEDLITASGMPYTIVHATQFFEFMKGLADLSTVDGTVRVPPAKFQPMASDDVAAAVARAAVATPVDGMVEIGGPEAVPLEEPLRTALTAAGDPRPIVTDPEAGYSGAPVEESTLLPGPDAELSTTTYADWLATQQ
- a CDS encoding lytic polysaccharide monooxygenase auxiliary activity family 9 protein: MLFAVVAGALSWSGTAQAHGSVVGPASRAYHCWEAWGNDHMNPAMAEQDPMCWQAYQANPNTMWNWMSMLQDGLGGQFEARIPDGKLCSNNLSNFESLNRPGAWKTTTVGDNFSVHLHDQASHGADYFKVYVSKQGFDPKTQTLGWDDLDFITQTGRFAPAQDITFPVQTSGYSGHHIVFTIWQASHLDQAYLMCSDVNFG
- a CDS encoding alpha/beta fold hydrolase gives rise to the protein MTSRSPSRKPTVVLVHGAFADSTSWNGVVRTLRHEGHPVVAAANPLRGLRSDAAYVGEVLAGVDGPVVLVGHSYGGSVVTAAARAADHVQALVYVAAFIPDMGESALDLAARFPGSSLGEALHPMPVTLPDGSPGVDFTIEQDLFPHQFAADVPEDVARLMAVTQRPVTGAALEEAAPEPAWRTLPSWAVVATEDLNIPPAAQRFMAERAGAHVVEVRASHAVSVSRPEDVARTVTEASSATT
- a CDS encoding RNA polymerase subunit sigma, coding for MSRIDDGLPIADLLDERRQLVAMARWLLGSGREAESAVDECYRRWYGLSDDERERIGTPRSWLAGVVGDLCLSRLALPDRDGGLPGAESGPEERPAGLRLSALDSLTPAERAGLVLDDVLGTTRETVAEVRRLPDTGPTTPADEAERVVPERPVRSSSARQHEVMAHAVRRACAEEDEALLASLLAPDATAVFDGGGKVRALVGPVHGDAQVARSVLRLLARHPRTTLDTHSVNGRTGLVVRYEQQVAAVISLDVADRHVVQVWVVLNPDKLRSFNPGRP
- a CDS encoding NAD(P)/FAD-dependent oxidoreductase; the protein is MSKNIEVVVLGGGYGGVKAANRLARRAGVSVTLVNPRPHFVERIRLHQVVTGSDDAVESFGEVLGGDVRLVVDAATRIAAEERRVSLAGGATLSYDYLVHAVGSGASVPGVPGAAEFAHAVADLDGARRLRSTLAEVPATAPVTVVGAGLTGVETAAELAEAGRFVTLVCGGVLAPSLHAGSRRRVARRLAALGVAVLEGAGTRVTEVTRDGVRLDDGRDVPGAVTVWTAGFRVPDLAARSGLTTDADGRLVTDATLTSVDDVRIVAAGDAGTILGRPVRMSCQAAVQLGTGAADTVLRRIAGKTPTPVRPLFAGQCLSLGRAEGVTQFSSLDDRVNALHLSGRPAARVKEIACRFPLRQLASGARKAGPRTPRGGPDLRDASA
- a CDS encoding RNA polymerase sigma-70 factor, giving the protein MNDHVTDPATEAFLAHRNLLFTVAYEMLGSAADAEDVLQETWLRWVGTDLDQVRDRRAYLVRITTRQALNRLRTLKRRKETYVGPWLPEPLLTAPDVAEDAELSENLSLALLYVLESLSPVERAVFVLREVFAFEHDDIAAAIGRSPAAARQIAYRARQHVNARRPRTTASAEETRAALASFRSALETGDLRGLLDVLAPDVVFVSDGGGLRLAALRPVVGAGKVLRYMAGSLGKAGGVLTGEATTVNGNPGLVLRLDGGIDGVLTARVEDGRVTRLYYVRNPEKLTRVESETSLVSR